One genomic segment of Pantoea sp. Aalb includes these proteins:
- the waaA gene encoding lipid IV(A) 3-deoxy-D-manno-octulosonic acid transferase has product MMMFLYTLLLYLIQPLIWIYLLIRSIKEPSYRKRWFERYGYCMTKIKPHGILLHAVSVGETLTAIPLIRSLRHYYPNLPITVTTMTPTGSEQVTSILGKEVYHSYLPYDLPGSIHRFLNIVQPILVIILETELWPNIIYILHHHKIPLIIANTRLSKRSARKYKKLGIFMRNLLQRITMIAAQSVEDGHHFLNLGLKNTHLKVIGSLKFDINITPELINKTMKLRYQWASHRLVWIVTSTHEGEEAIVLSVYQSLLLKFPHLLLVLVPRHPQRFKKVFNLTYKLGFEVILRSSGKIPSSTTQVVIVDSIGELMLLYGIADLAFIGGSLVKCGGHNPLEAAVYSIPILTGPYIWNFKNICSKLYQGKGLIIVKDKKSLEKEITTLLENKNYRNQYGYNAALILYQNQGTLQRLLQLLEPYLPPRA; this is encoded by the coding sequence ATTATGATGTTTTTATATACATTATTACTTTATTTAATTCAGCCATTGATTTGGATATATCTATTGATACGTAGCATAAAGGAACCATCATATCGTAAACGCTGGTTTGAACGCTATGGATACTGTATGACTAAAATAAAACCACACGGAATTTTATTGCATGCAGTGTCAGTAGGTGAAACTTTAACTGCAATACCATTAATACGTTCATTACGTCATTATTATCCTAATCTGCCAATTACTGTCACTACTATGACACCAACAGGTTCAGAGCAAGTTACATCAATATTAGGTAAAGAAGTATATCATTCCTATTTACCCTATGATCTTCCAGGATCAATTCATCGTTTTCTTAATATAGTTCAACCTATATTAGTAATAATACTAGAAACTGAATTATGGCCTAATATTATTTATATTCTTCATCACCATAAAATTCCACTAATAATTGCCAATACTAGATTATCTAAACGTTCAGCTCGAAAGTATAAAAAACTTGGAATTTTTATGCGTAATTTACTACAACGGATTACAATGATAGCTGCACAAAGCGTTGAAGATGGCCATCATTTCCTTAATTTAGGATTAAAAAATACTCATTTAAAAGTCATTGGTAGTCTAAAATTTGATATAAATATAACACCTGAACTTATAAACAAAACAATGAAATTAAGATATCAATGGGCATCACACCGTCTAGTTTGGATAGTAACTAGCACTCATGAAGGTGAAGAAGCTATTGTGTTATCCGTATATCAAAGTTTACTTCTAAAATTTCCTCATTTATTATTAGTATTGGTACCACGACATCCGCAAAGATTTAAAAAAGTTTTTAACTTAACATATAAACTTGGTTTCGAAGTTATTCTTCGTAGTAGTGGAAAAATTCCTTCTAGTACTACACAAGTAGTAATTGTAGATTCTATAGGTGAATTAATGTTATTATATGGAATTGCCGATCTTGCTTTTATTGGCGGTAGCTTAGTAAAATGTGGTGGGCATAATCCTTTAGAAGCAGCTGTATATTCCATTCCCATATTAACGGGACCATATATATGGAATTTTAAAAATATCTGTAGTAAACTATATCAGGGAAAAGGCTTAATCATAGTAAAAGATAAGAAATCCTTAGAAAAAGAAATCACTACTTTATTAGAAAATAAAAACTATAGAAATCAATATGGTTACAATGCAGCATTAATATTATATCAAAATCAAGGTACATTGCAGCGTTTACTACAGTTACTCGAACCTTATTTACCACCACGAGCTTAA
- a CDS encoding glycosyltransferase family 2 protein → MHKKQRLSVVIITKNEAKILREALISVCWADEIIVLDSDSSDTTVDIARQYGAKVYQTRTWDGFGKQRQRAQSFATGDMILMIDADERVTPELRSVIEQILEQSPNFNKVYSLERNNLFLGRFMRHSGWYPDRVIRLYPCSFTYNDHLVHESLDIKKDAHIINLPGYLQHLTCRDLITFQHKQLNYAEAWAQYHFQLSKHYSLQSIFIHTLGAFFKTLVLRSSFLDGKQGWILAMVNAQYTFNKYSALWALYHSSKQESL, encoded by the coding sequence ATGCATAAAAAACAACGACTATCTGTAGTAATAATTACCAAGAATGAGGCTAAAATTCTAAGAGAAGCACTAATTTCAGTTTGTTGGGCAGATGAAATTATAGTATTAGATTCTGATAGTAGTGATACTACTGTTGATATAGCACGTCAGTACGGTGCTAAAGTATATCAAACTCGAACTTGGGATGGTTTTGGTAAACAACGCCAACGTGCTCAATCTTTTGCTACTGGAGATATGATATTAATGATTGATGCCGATGAACGAGTAACTCCAGAACTCAGAAGTGTAATAGAACAAATATTAGAACAAAGTCCTAATTTCAATAAAGTTTATAGTCTAGAACGTAATAATTTATTCCTTGGTCGTTTTATGCGACATAGCGGATGGTATCCAGATAGGGTAATACGTCTTTATCCATGTAGCTTTACTTATAATGATCATTTAGTACATGAATCTCTTGATATAAAAAAAGATGCACATATCATTAATCTTCCAGGATATTTACAACATCTTACTTGTCGTGATTTAATCACTTTTCAGCATAAACAACTAAATTATGCTGAAGCTTGGGCACAGTATCATTTTCAGCTAAGTAAACATTATAGTTTGCAATCTATTTTTATACACACATTAGGTGCTTTTTTTAAAACTTTAGTATTACGCTCTTCTTTTCTTGATGGTAAACAAGGATGGATTTTAGCTATGGTTAACGCACAATATACTTTCAATAAATATTCTGCGTTATGGGCATTATATCACTCATCTAAACAGGAATCATTGTGA
- the coaD gene encoding pantetheine-phosphate adenylyltransferase has protein sequence MNTRAIYPGTFDPITLGHLDIITRSTQIFDYIVIAISNSYNKKPLFSLTERIDLVKQVTTHLSNIEIIGFKDLMVQVAKEYNTKFIIRGLRTIFDFQYELQLLQMNRHLFPSLESIFLMPSENNFFISSSLIKEVASVANYAGNIHEFLPEVVHKALLTKLTQT, from the coding sequence GTGAATACAAGAGCTATTTATCCTGGTACTTTCGATCCCATAACATTAGGACATTTAGATATTATTACTCGTTCTACACAAATTTTTGATTATATTGTAATAGCTATTTCAAATAGTTATAATAAGAAACCTTTATTTAGCCTTACTGAGCGCATTGACTTAGTAAAACAAGTTACAACACATTTATCTAATATCGAGATAATCGGTTTTAAAGATCTAATGGTACAAGTTGCAAAAGAATATAATACTAAGTTTATAATACGTGGATTACGTACTATTTTTGATTTTCAATATGAACTACAATTACTACAAATGAATCGTCATTTATTTCCATCACTTGAGAGTATATTTCTTATGCCTTCAGAGAATAATTTTTTTATATCTTCTTCATTAATAAAAGAAGTGGCAAGTGTAGCAAATTATGCTGGAAATATTCATGAATTCTTACCTGAAGTAGTACATAAAGCACTATTAACCAAATTAACACAAACTTAA
- the mutM gene encoding bifunctional DNA-formamidopyrimidine glycosylase/DNA-(apurinic or apyrimidinic site) lyase → MPELPEVETIRRSLEHNLVGKTIIRVFIRNIRLRWIVPNEIHCLNKQLVLSISRRAKYLLLELPKGWIIIHFGMSGSLRLESFEQSPIKHDHIDLIMSDNKILRYNDPRRFGAWLWSNDLASSNVLSNLGPEPLSDEFNAEYLFNKSFNTRTLIKQWLMDPKVVVGIGNIYVNESLFIAGVLPNRLTMSLNKKTIILLVDAIKTTLCSAIEQGGTTLRNFFHIDNKPGCFNQKLRVYARAGKMCYTCKTLICKNKQGQRSTFWCPRCQS, encoded by the coding sequence ATGCCTGAATTACCTGAAGTAGAAACTATTCGACGTTCTCTTGAACATAACTTAGTTGGTAAGACTATTATACGTGTTTTTATACGTAACATACGCTTAAGATGGATAGTGCCGAATGAAATCCATTGTTTAAACAAACAGCTTGTTTTAAGCATAAGTCGTCGTGCTAAATACCTTTTATTAGAATTACCAAAAGGGTGGATAATAATTCATTTTGGTATGTCTGGTAGTTTACGGCTCGAATCTTTCGAACAGTCTCCTATAAAACATGATCATATTGATTTAATAATGTCTGATAATAAAATTCTACGATATAACGATCCACGTCGGTTTGGTGCCTGGTTATGGAGTAACGATTTAGCAAGTAGTAATGTGTTATCTAATCTTGGTCCAGAACCACTAAGTGATGAATTTAATGCTGAATATTTATTCAACAAATCATTTAATACACGTACATTGATTAAACAATGGTTAATGGATCCTAAAGTTGTAGTAGGCATTGGTAATATTTATGTTAACGAATCTCTTTTTATTGCAGGTGTATTACCTAATCGATTAACTATGAGTTTAAATAAAAAAACAATAATATTACTTGTAGATGCTATTAAAACTACACTATGCAGTGCTATTGAGCAAGGTGGAACTACACTACGTAATTTTTTCCATATTGATAATAAACCAGGATGCTTCAATCAGAAACTACGAGTATATGCTCGTGCTGGAAAGATGTGTTATACATGTAAAACATTAATTTGCAAAAATAAACAAGGACAACGTAGTACTTTTTGGTGTCCTCGTTGCCAAAGTTAA
- the rpmG gene encoding 50S ribosomal protein L33 yields the protein MSKSKGSREKIKLISSSNTGHFYTTTKNKRNKLEKLELKKFDPILRKHVIYKEGKIK from the coding sequence ATGTCCAAGAGTAAGGGTAGTCGAGAAAAAATAAAACTTATTTCCTCTTCTAATACAGGTCATTTTTATACAACGACTAAGAATAAACGTAATAAGTTAGAAAAATTAGAACTCAAAAAGTTTGATCCTATATTACGTAAGCATGTCATTTATAAAGAAGGTAAAATTAAATAA
- the rpmB gene encoding 50S ribosomal protein L28: MARLCQVTGKRPVTGNNRSHAMNATKRRFLPNLHSHRFWIESEKRFVTLRVSTKGMRIIDKKGIEIVLTQLCTNGKK, encoded by the coding sequence ATGGCAAGACTTTGTCAAGTCACTGGAAAACGTCCGGTAACCGGTAACAATAGATCTCATGCAATGAATGCTACGAAACGTCGTTTTTTACCTAACTTACATTCACACCGTTTTTGGATTGAGAGTGAAAAACGTTTCGTTACTCTTCGTGTATCTACTAAAGGTATGCGTATCATTGATAAAAAAGGTATAGAAATTGTTTTAACTCAACTTTGTACAAATGGTAAAAAATAA
- the coaBC gene encoding bifunctional phosphopantothenoylcysteine decarboxylase/phosphopantothenate--cysteine ligase CoaBC produces the protein MTKLVGKKILLGISGSIAAYKVPELVRMLQNYGAKVRVMMTEAAKFFITPLSLQVVSGHPVFDDLFNPVLKNTINHIKLAKWPDLIIIVPATANLIANIALGMSNDLLTTVCLASDKPIAIVPAINQQMYSAAITQENLQRLYQRGMLIWGPDIGRQACGDIGPGRMINLITILVYVVKWASSIKDLQHLNIMITAGPTHEALDPVRYISNYSSGKMGFAIATAAAQRGAQVTLITGPVTLPTPLGIKRIDINSALEMEAAVMKQIKKQHIFIASAAVADYRGANIAFKKIKKNDDHITLKLIKNPDIVAKVASMQKKRPFVVGFAAETHDIEKYAQRKRKQKNLDLICANIIAQKKQGFNSDTNILYLFGQDGNKILPLNNKKLLGQQLIDEIIIRYDKKGQYKNS, from the coding sequence ATGACAAAATTAGTTGGGAAAAAAATTTTGCTTGGAATAAGTGGCAGTATAGCAGCTTATAAAGTACCAGAGTTAGTGCGAATGTTACAAAATTATGGCGCAAAAGTTCGTGTAATGATGACAGAAGCTGCTAAGTTTTTTATTACTCCTCTTAGTTTACAAGTAGTATCAGGACATCCAGTCTTTGATGATTTATTTAATCCTGTATTAAAAAATACAATAAATCATATAAAATTAGCAAAATGGCCTGATTTGATTATAATAGTACCTGCTACTGCTAATTTAATAGCAAACATAGCATTAGGTATGAGTAATGATCTACTAACTACAGTATGTCTCGCCAGTGATAAACCTATTGCTATAGTACCAGCAATTAATCAACAAATGTATAGTGCAGCAATAACTCAAGAAAATCTTCAACGTTTATATCAACGTGGTATGTTAATTTGGGGACCTGATATCGGCCGCCAAGCATGTGGTGATATTGGTCCTGGGCGTATGATTAATTTAATAACAATTTTAGTTTACGTAGTAAAATGGGCTAGTTCTATTAAAGATTTGCAACATTTAAATATTATGATTACTGCTGGGCCAACTCATGAAGCACTTGATCCAGTTCGTTATATTAGTAATTATAGTTCTGGTAAAATGGGATTTGCTATTGCAACTGCTGCAGCACAACGTGGAGCACAGGTAACTTTAATTACTGGACCAGTAACATTACCAACTCCTCTTGGAATAAAACGTATAGATATTAATAGTGCTTTAGAAATGGAAGCAGCTGTCATGAAACAAATAAAAAAACAACATATTTTTATTGCCAGTGCAGCAGTAGCAGACTATAGAGGAGCGAATATCGCTTTTAAAAAAATAAAAAAAAATGATGATCACATTACATTAAAACTAATAAAAAATCCTGATATCGTAGCAAAGGTAGCATCTATGCAAAAAAAACGGCCTTTTGTTGTTGGTTTTGCTGCAGAAACACATGATATAGAAAAATATGCGCAAAGAAAACGCAAACAAAAAAACTTAGATTTAATTTGTGCAAACATTATAGCACAAAAAAAACAAGGATTTAATAGTGATACTAATATTTTATATCTTTTTGGGCAAGATGGAAATAAAATTTTGCCACTAAATAATAAAAAACTGCTTGGTCAACAATTGATAGATGAGATTATAATTCGTTATGATAAAAAAGGTCAGTATAAAAATTCTTGA
- the dut gene encoding dUTP diphosphatase, with the protein MIKKVSIKILDKRLGNDFELPAYATIGSAGLDLRACLNNELEIPSGMTELIPTGLAIHINDPSISAVILPRSGLGHTHGIVLGNLVGLIDSDYQGQIMVSVWNRSQKSFTLQPGNRLAQLVFIPVVKVEFNIVENFDYSMRGTGNFGHSGW; encoded by the coding sequence ATGATAAAAAAGGTCAGTATAAAAATTCTTGATAAACGATTAGGTAATGACTTTGAATTACCAGCTTATGCAACTATTGGTTCTGCCGGATTAGATTTACGAGCATGTCTTAACAATGAATTAGAAATTCCTTCAGGTATGACTGAATTAATACCTACTGGCTTAGCAATACATATTAATGATCCAAGTATATCAGCAGTTATTTTACCTCGTTCAGGTCTTGGTCATACACATGGAATTGTACTAGGTAACTTAGTTGGTCTAATTGATTCAGATTATCAAGGACAAATAATGGTATCAGTGTGGAATCGTAGCCAAAAAAGTTTTACACTACAACCTGGAAACCGCCTAGCACAGTTAGTTTTTATCCCAGTAGTAAAGGTTGAGTTTAATATAGTAGAAAATTTTGATTACAGTATGCGCGGTACAGGAAATTTTGGTCATTCTGGCTGGTAA
- the pyrE gene encoding orotate phosphoribosyltransferase: MQNFQHQFIEFALNKGILKFGKFTLKSARQSPYFFNSGLFNTGHDLALLGRFYAQTLINSGIDFDILFGLAYKGIAIVTSTVIALANYHNRNVPYCFNRKEIKNYSEGGVLIGSTLQGKVILVDDVITAGTAIRESMNIIATHKATLVGVLISFDRQERGMSNISAIQEIERDYKCKVIAITTLNQLMCYLEDKPEMIDYLIKICKYRKKYGI, encoded by the coding sequence ATGCAGAACTTTCAGCATCAATTTATTGAATTCGCTCTTAATAAAGGCATATTAAAATTTGGTAAATTTACTTTGAAATCAGCTCGTCAAAGTCCATATTTTTTTAATTCTGGACTTTTTAATACAGGTCATGATCTAGCATTATTAGGACGTTTTTATGCACAAACTCTAATCAATAGCGGAATTGATTTTGATATACTTTTTGGTCTAGCTTATAAAGGTATTGCAATTGTAACATCTACTGTAATAGCTTTAGCTAATTATCATAATCGTAATGTACCTTATTGTTTTAATCGTAAAGAAATTAAAAATTATAGTGAAGGTGGTGTATTAATAGGTAGTACATTGCAGGGAAAAGTAATTTTAGTAGATGATGTTATAACTGCTGGTACAGCAATACGTGAATCTATGAATATTATAGCCACACATAAAGCTACTCTTGTTGGTGTATTGATCTCTTTTGACCGTCAAGAACGAGGAATGAGTAATATTTCTGCTATCCAAGAAATAGAGCGTGACTATAAATGTAAAGTTATTGCTATTACTACATTAAATCAGCTCATGTGTTATTTAGAAGATAAACCAGAAATGATAGATTATCTAATTAAAATATGTAAATATCGTAAGAAGTATGGTATTTAA
- a CDS encoding YicC/YloC family endoribonuclease, with product MIRSMTAYSYREIKNELGIAYWELFSLNHRYLEICIRLPEYLRNLEPVIREQIRTRLKRGKIECNLHFNTDPNLQGELLINKSLAKQLVQAANWVKMQSDEGEINPLDILSWPGVISINKQDLHPINIDLITSLDNALNDLIASREREGAMLKVFIEQRLKYILKEIHKLRILMPEILKLQHKRIITKLKEADIQIENNRLEQELVILAQKIDITEELDLLDAHVKETFHILKKKEIVGRRLDFMMQEFNRESNTLASKSNNTDITASAIELKVLIEQMREQVQNIE from the coding sequence ATGATCCGTAGCATGACTGCATATTCATATCGAGAAATTAAAAATGAATTGGGTATAGCTTACTGGGAGCTATTTTCTTTAAACCATCGCTATTTAGAAATTTGTATTCGTTTACCTGAATACTTAAGAAATTTAGAACCAGTAATACGTGAACAAATACGAACTCGTTTAAAACGCGGTAAAATTGAATGTAATTTACATTTTAATACTGATCCAAACTTACAAGGTGAATTATTAATTAATAAATCACTTGCTAAACAGTTAGTTCAAGCTGCTAATTGGGTTAAAATGCAAAGTGATGAGGGTGAGATTAATCCTCTAGATATTTTATCTTGGCCAGGTGTAATTTCAATAAATAAACAGGATCTTCATCCTATCAATATAGATCTAATAACTTCTCTTGATAATGCCCTTAATGATTTGATAGCATCACGTGAAAGAGAAGGAGCTATGTTAAAAGTATTTATTGAACAACGCCTTAAGTATATCTTAAAAGAAATTCATAAATTACGCATTCTTATGCCAGAAATACTTAAATTACAACACAAACGCATTATTACAAAATTAAAAGAAGCGGATATTCAAATAGAGAATAATCGTTTAGAACAAGAATTAGTTATTCTAGCACAAAAAATCGATATAACTGAAGAATTAGATCTTTTAGATGCACATGTTAAAGAAACTTTTCATATTTTAAAGAAAAAAGAAATTGTTGGTCGTCGTCTTGACTTTATGATGCAAGAGTTTAATCGTGAATCTAATACATTAGCATCGAAGTCAAATAACACTGATATAACGGCTTCAGCAATTGAATTAAAAGTATTAATTGAACAAATGCGAGAACAAGTTCAAAATATTGAATAG
- a CDS encoding trimeric intracellular cation channel family protein, whose translation MLLTILYIIGITAEAISGALAAGRNKMDLFGVIVIALVSAIGGGSVRDILLGNYPLSWVKNPEYIIIISIAAIITMFLAPLINYLYKIFLLLDAIGLVVFSIIGVQVALNAQHASIISAIAAVITGVFGGILRDMFCNRIPLIFQQELYAGIAFISAWIYILLLKTHLTKNLIVIITLFFGLSARLLAIYFRLKLPVFNYSYNQKSYHKK comes from the coding sequence ATGTTATTAACTATTCTTTATATAATAGGTATTACTGCCGAAGCCATAAGTGGTGCGTTAGCAGCAGGTAGAAATAAAATGGATTTATTTGGCGTAATTGTTATCGCTTTAGTAAGTGCAATAGGGGGTGGGTCAGTACGTGATATTTTATTAGGTAATTATCCTTTAAGCTGGGTAAAAAATCCAGAATACATTATAATAATTTCTATTGCAGCTATAATTACTATGTTCTTAGCGCCATTAATCAATTATTTATATAAAATATTTTTGCTATTAGATGCCATTGGACTTGTAGTGTTTTCTATTATAGGTGTACAAGTTGCATTAAATGCACAACACGCATCAATTATCTCTGCTATTGCAGCTGTGATTACTGGTGTTTTTGGTGGTATATTACGTGATATGTTTTGTAATCGTATTCCGTTAATTTTTCAACAAGAACTATATGCTGGTATTGCTTTTATATCAGCTTGGATATATATACTATTATTAAAAACTCACCTAACAAAAAACTTAATAGTAATAATTACATTATTCTTTGGTCTTTCTGCACGTTTACTAGCAATATATTTTCGCCTTAAATTGCCTGTTTTTAACTATTCATATAATCAAAAAAGTTATCATAAAAAATAA
- the gmk gene encoding guanylate kinase yields MFKGNLYIISAPSGTGKSTLIQTFLTRKLLCNIKLSISHTTRKKRFDEIHGKHYFYISKKQFEKMIATNDFLEYAEVFGHYYGTSQSTIEHMLATGIDIFLDIDWQGAKQIRQKMSNVRNIFILPPSIEELYRRLHSRGQDNEQVISYRMKQAIKEISHYSEYDYLIINNDFEIALSDLKNIIFAERLRIEHQKIKHHTLISKLLEI; encoded by the coding sequence ATGTTTAAAGGAAATCTTTATATTATTTCTGCACCTAGCGGAACAGGTAAATCCACTCTCATTCAAACATTTTTAACAAGAAAACTATTATGCAATATAAAATTATCTATTTCACATACTACACGTAAAAAACGTTTTGATGAAATCCATGGTAAACATTACTTTTATATTTCAAAAAAACAATTCGAAAAAATGATAGCTACAAATGATTTCCTTGAATATGCAGAAGTATTCGGTCATTATTATGGAACATCACAATCTACTATTGAACATATGCTTGCTACTGGAATTGATATATTCTTAGATATAGATTGGCAAGGTGCAAAACAAATTCGCCAGAAAATGTCAAATGTACGTAATATTTTTATATTACCTCCATCGATAGAAGAGCTATATCGTCGATTACATAGTAGAGGACAAGATAACGAGCAAGTAATTTCTTACCGAATGAAACAAGCTATTAAAGAAATTAGTCATTACTCTGAATATGATTATTTAATTATAAATAATGATTTTGAAATAGCTTTATCTGATTTAAAAAATATTATTTTTGCAGAACGGTTGCGTATAGAACACCAGAAAATAAAACATCATACTTTAATCAGTAAACTATTGGAAATTTAA
- the rpoZ gene encoding DNA-directed RNA polymerase subunit omega, with translation MARVTVQDAVEKIGNRFDLVLVAARRARQMQAGNKNPLVSEENDKTTVIALREIEKGLINKHILDITDHQAQQEKETSHLQSVTPIVETRR, from the coding sequence ATGGCACGTGTAACGGTTCAAGATGCAGTAGAGAAAATTGGCAATCGTTTTGATTTAGTTTTAGTAGCTGCACGCCGTGCACGTCAGATGCAAGCGGGCAATAAAAATCCTTTAGTTTCGGAGGAAAATGATAAAACAACCGTTATTGCATTACGTGAAATTGAAAAAGGTTTAATCAATAAACATATTTTGGATATAACTGATCATCAGGCACAACAAGAAAAAGAAACCAGTCATTTACAATCGGTTACTCCTATTGTTGAAACGCGTCGTTAA
- a CDS encoding RelA/SpoT family protein, which translates to MYLFESLNKITKIYLSDEQIYCLNQAYIVACNAHKGQKRSSGEPYITHPIAVACILAKMKLDYETLMGALLHDVIEDTSTTYQDIENLFGKNVAKLVEGVSKLDKIHFRDKQEEQVENFRKMIIAMVKDIRVIFIKLADRTHNMRTLSALRPDKKRRIALETLEIYSPLAQRLGIRHLKIELEELSFETLYPTRFRVIQEVVKTVRENRKEIIRKITTEIDNCLQETGITCRVSGRKKHLYSIYRKMHLKEQRLNSIRDIYSFYIIIIVQDLDTCYRVLGQMHGLYKPRPGRVKDYIAIPKTNGYQSLHTSMIGPYGIPVEIQIRTEDMDHMAEMGVAAHWSHKKDTSIQIRAQRWLQSLLELQQNADNSFEFIENVKSDLILDEIYVFTPKGHIIELPAGATPVDFAYAVHTDIGHTCIGVRVDCEYYPLSKPLITGQTIEIITSLDAYPNESWLNFVVSSKAKSKIRQLTKNFKYEKKSLNLRSRLLLKNQLNNSDKSNNKKINNTTDNKIKKELNWIKSNLYERFPFNNRFN; encoded by the coding sequence TTGTATCTGTTTGAAAGCCTTAATAAAATTACAAAAATATATTTATCAGATGAGCAAATTTATTGCCTTAACCAAGCTTATATTGTTGCATGTAATGCACATAAAGGTCAAAAGCGCTCCAGTGGTGAACCATATATTACTCATCCTATTGCTGTTGCTTGTATTTTAGCTAAAATGAAACTCGACTATGAAACATTAATGGGTGCTTTACTCCATGATGTTATCGAAGATACGTCGACTACATATCAAGATATAGAGAATCTATTTGGTAAAAATGTTGCTAAGCTAGTAGAAGGAGTATCTAAATTAGATAAAATACATTTTCGTGATAAACAAGAAGAACAAGTTGAAAATTTTCGTAAAATGATTATTGCAATGGTAAAAGATATACGCGTAATTTTTATTAAGCTCGCTGATCGAACACATAATATGCGAACTCTAAGTGCTTTAAGACCAGATAAAAAACGACGAATAGCTTTAGAAACCTTAGAAATTTATAGTCCTTTAGCTCAACGTCTTGGTATTCGTCACTTAAAAATTGAATTAGAAGAACTTAGTTTCGAAACACTTTATCCTACTCGTTTTCGTGTAATTCAAGAAGTTGTAAAAACTGTACGTGAAAATCGTAAAGAAATTATCAGAAAGATTACTACTGAAATTGATAATTGCTTACAAGAAACCGGTATTACTTGCCGTGTAAGTGGTCGAAAGAAACATCTTTATTCAATCTATCGTAAGATGCATTTAAAAGAACAACGTTTAAATTCAATTAGGGATATTTATTCTTTTTATATTATAATTATAGTACAAGATCTTGATACTTGTTATCGAGTATTAGGTCAAATGCATGGTCTTTACAAACCGCGCCCTGGTCGAGTAAAAGATTATATTGCCATTCCTAAAACTAATGGATATCAATCACTTCACACTTCTATGATTGGTCCATATGGAATACCAGTTGAAATACAAATTCGAACTGAAGATATGGACCATATGGCAGAAATGGGTGTAGCAGCACATTGGAGCCATAAAAAGGATACAAGTATACAAATTCGCGCACAACGTTGGCTTCAAAGCTTATTAGAGCTCCAACAAAATGCTGATAACTCTTTTGAATTTATTGAAAATGTTAAATCTGATCTTATTTTAGATGAAATATATGTATTTACACCGAAAGGGCATATTATTGAACTTCCTGCTGGTGCTACGCCAGTAGATTTTGCTTATGCAGTACATACTGATATAGGACATACCTGCATTGGAGTACGTGTAGATTGCGAATATTATCCATTATCTAAACCACTTATAACAGGCCAAACTATTGAAATAATTACTTCATTAGATGCATATCCTAATGAATCTTGGCTAAATTTTGTAGTTAGTTCCAAAGCAAAATCTAAAATTCGTCAACTAACAAAAAATTTTAAATATGAGAAAAAATCATTAAATTTAAGAAGTCGCTTATTATTAAAGAACCAATTAAATAATAGTGATAAGTCTAATAATAAAAAAATTAATAATACTACTGATAATAAAATTAAAAAAGAGTTAAATTGGATAAAAAGTAATTTATACGAAAGATTCCCTTTTAATAATCGATTTAACTAA